The following coding sequences lie in one Musa acuminata AAA Group cultivar baxijiao chromosome BXJ3-1, Cavendish_Baxijiao_AAA, whole genome shotgun sequence genomic window:
- the LOC135628521 gene encoding uncharacterized protein LOC135628521 codes for MALIDRILDVGRAIGRQMDLDDALWKVNLELRAKGGAEAIVAAEERATVLEGEEARLKTELEESRSNVRSLDDELLSLSQDVKAAKAIARAVEEVLEEERLGSSVAW; via the coding sequence ATGGCACTGATCGATCGGATTCTTGACGTCGGGCGGGCGATCGGGCGTCAGATGGATCTTGATGATGCCCTCTGGAAGGTGAACCTGGAGCTGCGGGCCAAGGGGGGTGCGGAGGCGATCGTCGCAGCTGAGGAGCGCGCCACGGTGTTGGAGGGGGAGGAAGCTCGTTTGAAGACCGAGCTGGAAGAAAGCCGGTCAAACGTCCGTTCTTTGGATGATGAGCTGCTGTCCCTCTCCCAGGACGTCAAGGCTGCTAAGGCGATAGCTCGAGCCGTCGAGGAGGTGCTCGAGGAGGAGCGGCTGGGTTCGAGCGTGGCTTGGTGA